The following proteins come from a genomic window of Pyxidicoccus sp. MSG2:
- a CDS encoding arylsulfatase — translation MARSRKTPPRPPGGAKAVTTADVQPTKPSITYPPRSAPNVVIVLLDDVGFGAASTFGGPIPMPTLEALAGQGLRYNQFHTTALCSPSRAALITGRNHHSAHMGAITEIATGLPGYDSAIPRSVATTAEVLREHGYNTAWFGKGHCTPMWEVSAAGPFDRWPTGLGFEKFYGFLGGETSQWEPALYDQTTPIAPYRDKEGYHLTEDLADQCIGWIRNQKTAAPDKPFYVYFAPGAGHSPHHVAREWIDRFKGQFDQGWDRLREETWRRQLELGVIPPDTKLTPRPEQIPSWEEYPDRYKPVASRLMEVYAGFLAHTDAQIGRVVEAIKDLGAWDNTLFIYIVGDNGASAEGTLHGAWSAPSFQNGIPEDPEWLLAHLEDFGSPRCENHYNVGWAWGLDSPFQWMKQVASHLGGTRNGLVVSWPHGIQDAGGLRSQFHHIIDIAPTVFEAAGIYPPDEVNGVRQKPLEGVSMLYSFNQKDAPSTHVTQYFEILGNRALYHDGWMASCFHGRLPWIRAENRPFGPEETWELYDIARDYSQSEDLAARYPDKLRELQALFDQEARRYDVYPLSDDTVQRALPENRPNLLEGRTKVTYYRENVRMPELSTVNVKNTSFDLTAELVVPEAGAEGVIVSQGGNMAGWSLSVHDGKPVYFYNWMGHETYAVECAEALPPGEVTLKLAFDYDGGGLGRGGTARLWVNGRVAGQGRVEKTIPFIFSMSGETFDIGEDTGAAVGPYEHGVPFTGTIKKVEIALRSEQDAGTKQALHEGHVDAALRSQ, via the coding sequence ATGGCGCGGAGCAGGAAGACGCCCCCCCGGCCGCCAGGTGGCGCGAAGGCCGTCACGACAGCCGACGTGCAGCCGACGAAACCCTCCATCACCTATCCGCCCAGGAGCGCTCCGAATGTCGTCATCGTGCTGCTGGATGACGTGGGCTTCGGCGCCGCCAGTACCTTCGGGGGGCCCATCCCCATGCCCACCCTGGAGGCGCTGGCCGGACAGGGGCTGCGCTACAACCAGTTCCACACCACGGCCCTCTGTTCGCCCAGCCGCGCCGCGCTGATCACGGGCCGCAACCACCACAGCGCCCATATGGGCGCCATCACGGAAATCGCCACGGGCCTCCCCGGCTATGACAGCGCCATTCCCCGGAGCGTGGCCACCACCGCCGAGGTGTTGCGGGAGCACGGCTACAACACCGCCTGGTTCGGCAAGGGCCACTGCACCCCCATGTGGGAAGTCAGCGCCGCGGGGCCGTTCGACCGCTGGCCGACCGGGCTCGGCTTCGAGAAGTTCTATGGGTTCCTCGGCGGTGAGACGTCGCAGTGGGAGCCGGCCCTCTATGACCAGACCACCCCGATTGCGCCCTACCGCGACAAGGAGGGCTATCACCTGACCGAGGACCTGGCCGACCAGTGCATCGGCTGGATTCGCAACCAGAAGACGGCCGCGCCGGACAAGCCGTTCTACGTCTACTTCGCGCCCGGCGCGGGTCACAGTCCCCACCACGTGGCGCGGGAGTGGATTGACAGGTTCAAGGGCCAGTTCGACCAGGGCTGGGACAGGCTGCGCGAGGAGACCTGGCGGCGGCAGTTGGAGCTGGGCGTCATCCCTCCCGACACGAAGCTGACGCCGCGCCCGGAGCAGATTCCCTCCTGGGAGGAGTACCCGGACCGGTACAAGCCGGTGGCCTCGCGGCTGATGGAGGTCTACGCCGGCTTCCTCGCTCATACCGACGCGCAGATTGGCCGCGTCGTCGAGGCCATCAAGGACCTCGGGGCCTGGGACAACACGCTCTTCATCTACATCGTGGGGGACAACGGCGCGAGCGCCGAGGGCACCCTCCACGGCGCCTGGAGCGCCCCCTCCTTCCAGAACGGCATCCCGGAGGACCCGGAGTGGCTGCTCGCGCACCTGGAGGACTTCGGCTCGCCCCGGTGTGAGAACCACTACAACGTGGGCTGGGCCTGGGGGCTGGACTCCCCGTTCCAGTGGATGAAGCAGGTCGCGAGCCACCTGGGTGGCACGCGCAACGGGCTGGTCGTCTCATGGCCCCACGGCATCCAGGACGCGGGCGGCCTGCGCTCGCAGTTCCACCACATCATCGACATCGCGCCCACCGTCTTCGAGGCGGCGGGCATCTACCCACCCGACGAGGTCAACGGCGTCCGGCAGAAGCCGCTCGAGGGCGTCAGCATGCTCTACAGCTTCAACCAGAAGGACGCCCCGAGCACCCACGTGACGCAGTACTTCGAGATTCTCGGCAACCGGGCCCTCTACCACGATGGATGGATGGCCTCGTGCTTCCACGGGCGGCTGCCGTGGATTCGCGCCGAGAACCGGCCCTTCGGTCCGGAGGAGACCTGGGAGCTGTATGACATCGCCCGGGACTACAGCCAGAGCGAGGACCTGGCGGCACGGTACCCGGACAAGCTCCGTGAACTGCAGGCGCTCTTCGACCAGGAGGCGCGCAGATACGACGTGTACCCACTGAGTGACGACACCGTCCAGCGGGCGCTGCCGGAGAACCGGCCCAACCTGCTCGAGGGCCGGACGAAGGTCACCTACTACCGTGAGAACGTCCGCATGCCGGAGCTGTCCACGGTGAACGTGAAGAACACCTCGTTCGACCTGACCGCCGAGCTGGTGGTCCCCGAAGCTGGCGCGGAGGGCGTCATCGTCAGCCAGGGCGGGAACATGGCCGGCTGGTCTCTCTCCGTCCACGACGGGAAGCCCGTCTACTTCTACAACTGGATGGGCCATGAGACGTACGCCGTCGAATGTGCGGAGGCGTTGCCCCCCGGCGAAGTCACGCTGAAGCTGGCCTTCGACTACGACGGCGGCGGGCTCGGCAGGGGCGGCACCGCGCGGCTGTGGGTCAACGGCCGGGTCGCCGGCCAGGGCCGTGTCGAGAAGACGATTCCCTTCATCTTCTCGATGAGCGGGGAGACGTTCGACATCGGCGAGGACACCGGCGCCGCGGTGGGGCCGTACGAGCACGGCGTGCCCTTCACGGGCACCATCAAGAAGGTCGAGATAGCGCTCCGCTCCGAGCAGGACGCCGGCACGAAGCAGGCCCTGCATGAGGGGCACGTGGACGCCGCGCTGAGGTCTCAGTAG
- a CDS encoding NHL repeat-containing protein, which produces MPVAGTGCVGSQGVKALQVGGRDSLLYIDALGNVLELRPREHQVLVRGVDGAELATLGGFGRGATELNGPAAVALGTEGRVYVVDRGNHRVQVYTRNGAHVGQIGRAGKEDGRFLYPSGACVDAQGRLLVSDGLNHRVQVFSPGGEWLGTFGAGELQLPRGIAVGPEGHIHVVDSGHARIAVYDATGRGVGSYGHYGREAEGMMWPRAITVDAAGTAYVADATCNAVHVFDADGAFVERLPLQREGGPASAVHVALSPTGELKVSARAGRPD; this is translated from the coding sequence TTGCCCGTCGCGGGCACCGGCTGTGTCGGCTCACAGGGGGTGAAGGCGCTCCAGGTGGGAGGGCGGGACTCACTCCTCTACATCGACGCCCTGGGGAACGTCCTGGAGCTGCGGCCGCGCGAGCACCAGGTGTTGGTGCGCGGCGTGGACGGCGCGGAGCTGGCCACACTGGGCGGCTTCGGCCGTGGAGCCACGGAGCTCAATGGCCCGGCGGCGGTGGCGCTCGGGACGGAGGGCCGCGTGTACGTCGTGGACCGGGGCAACCACCGCGTCCAGGTCTACACGCGCAACGGCGCGCACGTGGGGCAGATTGGCCGTGCGGGCAAGGAGGACGGGCGCTTCCTCTACCCCTCCGGCGCCTGTGTGGATGCGCAGGGGCGGCTCCTGGTCAGCGACGGGTTGAACCACCGGGTGCAGGTGTTCTCTCCCGGCGGTGAGTGGCTGGGCACGTTCGGCGCAGGTGAGCTGCAACTGCCACGCGGTATCGCGGTGGGGCCGGAGGGGCACATCCACGTGGTGGACTCCGGCCACGCTCGCATCGCCGTCTACGACGCCACGGGCCGTGGCGTGGGGAGCTACGGACACTACGGACGCGAGGCCGAGGGGATGATGTGGCCGCGCGCCATCACCGTGGACGCGGCCGGCACGGCGTACGTGGCGGATGCCACCTGCAACGCGGTGCACGTCTTCGACGCGGACGGTGCCTTCGTCGAGCGGCTCCCGCTCCAGCGCGAGGGCGGGCCCGCCTCGGCCGTCCACGTCGCGCTGTCTCCGACGGGGGAGTTGAAGGTCTCAGCGCGCGCGGGACGGCCGGACTGA
- a CDS encoding class I SAM-dependent methyltransferase, translating into MAVLEPEALRAEVLRGKLRGDALMALLESLPPAERDAWVERLLGLPPAPGMEHTGEGELIGHHASGVGALLQLIRDVPIRATDVFVDVGSGLGKATLLVHLLTGATAVGLELEPALVDAARRHAEGLGLTGVTYVHGDARQSVPEGTVYYLYLPFTGGALEAAMARLEAATRGRTVVVCTLGLDLSRWPWLRARESSDFWTCIYDRVP; encoded by the coding sequence ATGGCCGTGCTCGAACCCGAGGCCCTCCGAGCCGAAGTGCTGCGCGGGAAGCTCCGCGGCGATGCGCTCATGGCGTTGCTGGAGTCACTGCCACCCGCCGAGCGCGATGCCTGGGTGGAGCGCCTGCTGGGACTCCCCCCCGCGCCCGGCATGGAGCACACGGGAGAAGGCGAGCTCATCGGCCACCACGCGAGCGGCGTGGGCGCCCTGCTCCAACTCATCCGCGACGTGCCCATCCGCGCCACCGACGTGTTCGTCGACGTCGGCTCCGGACTCGGCAAGGCCACGCTGCTGGTGCACCTGTTGACGGGGGCGACGGCGGTGGGGCTGGAGCTCGAACCCGCGCTGGTCGACGCCGCGCGACGGCATGCCGAAGGCCTGGGCCTCACCGGCGTCACGTACGTGCACGGGGACGCGCGGCAATCCGTGCCGGAAGGCACCGTCTACTACCTCTACCTGCCCTTCACCGGCGGAGCGCTCGAGGCGGCCATGGCGCGCCTGGAAGCGGCCACGCGTGGGCGCACGGTGGTGGTGTGCACGCTCGGGCTCGACCTGTCGCGCTGGCCGTGGCTGCGCGCTCGCGAGTCCTCCGACTTCTGGACGTGCATCTACGACCGCGTGCCCTGA
- a CDS encoding M35 family metallo-endopeptidase, protein MSKQLRVSSRWLAGWLVGASLLGACAAPEDQTPAGDAQVTSPDAVEAGSISVSLSVPKAALSAREDVLVSVTLRNDGSRAARLLKWNTPADDVEEALFDVTVDGAAVAFTGPHYKRPAPVDSDYLTLAPGETLTRTVALSDFYDLSRTGSYRVSYAAQPHGSVAAFASNSVDVWVEGRANVDREAAAAPGGTVTLGAVTYSKCDATQQATALQALNAASTMANGANTYLAGTPSGTPRYTTWFGAFSSSGWNTAKTHFVAIKDAFDTKPVTVDCGCKKTYYAYVYPAQPYKIYVCKAFWSAPMTGTDSKGGTLIHEMSHFTAVAGTDDHVYGQSGAKSLALSNPAQALDNADSHEYFAENTPAQN, encoded by the coding sequence ATGAGCAAGCAGCTTCGCGTCTCCTCTCGTTGGCTGGCCGGGTGGCTGGTTGGCGCGTCCCTCCTCGGTGCGTGCGCGGCGCCCGAGGACCAGACCCCCGCGGGCGACGCGCAGGTCACCTCGCCCGACGCGGTCGAGGCCGGCAGCATCTCCGTGAGCCTGTCGGTGCCGAAGGCGGCGCTGAGCGCTCGCGAGGACGTCCTCGTCAGTGTCACCCTGCGCAACGACGGCTCCCGCGCGGCGCGGCTGCTCAAGTGGAACACCCCTGCGGACGACGTGGAGGAGGCGCTGTTCGATGTCACGGTGGACGGCGCGGCCGTCGCCTTCACGGGCCCGCACTACAAGCGCCCGGCCCCGGTGGACAGCGACTACCTCACGCTGGCCCCCGGTGAGACGCTGACGCGCACGGTGGCGCTGTCGGACTTCTATGACCTGTCGCGCACGGGCAGCTACCGCGTGAGCTACGCCGCGCAGCCGCACGGCTCGGTGGCCGCGTTCGCCTCCAACAGCGTGGACGTGTGGGTGGAGGGCCGCGCCAATGTCGACCGCGAGGCCGCGGCGGCTCCGGGCGGGACGGTGACCCTGGGCGCGGTGACGTACAGCAAGTGTGACGCCACCCAGCAGGCCACCGCCCTCCAGGCGCTCAACGCCGCCAGCACCATGGCGAACGGCGCGAACACCTACCTGGCGGGCACGCCGTCGGGCACGCCGCGCTACACCACCTGGTTCGGGGCCTTCTCGTCGAGCGGGTGGAACACCGCGAAGACGCACTTCGTGGCCATCAAGGACGCCTTCGACACCAAGCCCGTCACCGTCGACTGCGGCTGCAAGAAGACCTACTACGCCTACGTCTACCCGGCGCAGCCGTACAAGATCTACGTGTGCAAGGCCTTCTGGTCCGCGCCGATGACGGGCACCGACTCCAAGGGTGGCACGCTCATCCACGAGATGAGCCACTTCACCGCGGTGGCAGGCACGGACGACCACGTCTACGGCCAGAGTGGCGCGAAGTCGCTGGCCCTCTCCAACCCGGCCCAGGCGCTGGATAACGCCGACAGCCACGAGTACTTCGCGGAGAACACGCCGGCCCAGAACTGA
- a CDS encoding acyl-CoA dehydrogenase family protein translates to MPNPFTEEHEAFRKSVRAFVEKEMAPHGLEWDRAGIFPKELFKKCGELGFLGINHDPKYGGSGLDYWYVTAFAEELARSYNAGVNMALLVQSQMATPIINEIGTDEQKREFLEPALKGEKIAALGVSEPGCGSDVASIKTTARRDGDDYVINGSKMWITNGTRADFITLAVRTGGEGYGGISLVTFPTDVKGFGVSKKLDKVGNLSSDTAILYFEDCRIPARYVLGEENEGFYSIMTNFQGERLVGAITTVAGMERMVEDSIRYGTEREAFGRPLLKFQVWRHKFVEHLTAIEAAKRLTYHAVDTYDRKEVPAVKEISMAKLFAGDLAQRVAYDCQQFFGGMGYIEETPIARMWRDVRLITIGGGTSEVMKEILSKLYGF, encoded by the coding sequence ATGCCCAATCCGTTCACCGAGGAGCACGAGGCCTTTCGCAAGTCGGTGCGAGCCTTCGTCGAGAAGGAGATGGCGCCGCACGGCCTGGAGTGGGACCGGGCGGGTATCTTCCCGAAGGAGCTGTTCAAGAAGTGCGGGGAGCTGGGCTTCCTGGGCATCAACCACGACCCGAAGTACGGCGGCAGCGGGCTGGACTACTGGTACGTGACGGCCTTCGCGGAGGAGCTGGCGCGCAGCTACAACGCGGGCGTCAACATGGCGCTGCTGGTGCAGAGCCAGATGGCCACGCCCATCATCAACGAGATTGGAACGGACGAGCAGAAGCGCGAGTTCCTCGAGCCGGCGCTCAAGGGCGAGAAGATCGCCGCGCTGGGCGTGAGCGAGCCGGGCTGTGGCTCGGACGTGGCCAGCATCAAGACGACGGCGCGCCGGGACGGGGATGACTACGTCATCAACGGCTCGAAGATGTGGATCACCAATGGCACGCGGGCGGACTTCATCACCCTGGCGGTGCGCACGGGCGGGGAGGGCTACGGCGGCATCTCCCTGGTGACGTTCCCCACGGACGTGAAGGGCTTCGGCGTCTCCAAGAAGCTGGACAAGGTGGGCAACCTGTCCTCGGACACGGCCATCCTCTACTTCGAGGACTGCCGCATCCCCGCCCGCTACGTGCTGGGCGAGGAGAACGAGGGCTTCTACTCCATCATGACCAACTTCCAGGGCGAGCGCCTGGTGGGGGCCATCACCACCGTGGCGGGCATGGAGCGGATGGTGGAGGACTCCATCCGCTACGGCACCGAGCGCGAGGCGTTCGGCCGGCCGCTGCTGAAGTTCCAGGTGTGGCGCCACAAGTTCGTGGAGCACCTGACGGCCATCGAAGCGGCGAAGCGGCTCACCTACCACGCGGTGGACACGTATGACCGCAAGGAGGTCCCCGCGGTGAAGGAGATCTCCATGGCGAAGCTGTTCGCCGGAGACCTGGCCCAGCGCGTGGCCTACGACTGCCAGCAGTTCTTCGGCGGCATGGGCTACATCGAGGAGACGCCCATCGCCCGCATGTGGCGGGACGTGCGCCTCATCACCATCGGCGGTGGTACCTCCGAGGTGATGAAGGAGATCCTCTCCAAGCTCTACGGCTTCTGA
- a CDS encoding efflux RND transporter periplasmic adaptor subunit produces the protein MWMAAVLAAVVTTGCAKGHDKPALPAEQGPAALGVKAIAPATELGANVTRVTGQVRSKQEATLSAQATGTLAKMNAKVGDKVKKGQVLAVLDTSNVAIGVEQARAVKAAADAGLQLATNNLERVRKVAEGGGMAAAGLDQAEIGQKQAAAAAAQAGAALKMAEETLRDMAIIAPFDGVITSRQKNIGDTVAMVPVTPIFTLVDIQGLEVRALVPESVVDKVKPGSKTQGTVSPSGMRFDVQIATVGSVVDTTNRTVEVLADVVGETASPLRPGALVELDFSSVGEADDKGLFLPAQAVNAKGQQGFVWVVQDGTVRKRDVRVERVLPGYVRVLQGLGADERVLADSSLDVKEGTAVRVVQ, from the coding sequence ATGTGGATGGCCGCGGTGCTGGCGGCGGTGGTGACGACGGGTTGCGCCAAGGGCCATGACAAGCCGGCCCTTCCGGCGGAGCAGGGCCCCGCGGCGCTGGGTGTGAAGGCCATTGCCCCGGCGACGGAGCTGGGCGCCAACGTCACCCGCGTGACGGGCCAGGTGCGCTCCAAGCAGGAGGCCACGCTGAGCGCGCAGGCCACCGGCACCCTCGCGAAGATGAACGCGAAGGTGGGCGACAAGGTGAAGAAGGGCCAGGTGCTGGCCGTCCTCGACACCTCGAACGTGGCCATCGGCGTGGAGCAGGCGCGCGCGGTGAAGGCCGCGGCGGACGCGGGGCTGCAGTTGGCCACCAACAACCTGGAGCGCGTGCGCAAGGTGGCCGAGGGCGGTGGCATGGCCGCCGCGGGCCTGGACCAGGCGGAAATCGGCCAGAAGCAGGCGGCCGCCGCCGCGGCCCAGGCCGGCGCGGCGCTGAAGATGGCCGAGGAGACCCTGCGGGACATGGCCATCATCGCCCCCTTTGACGGCGTCATCACCTCGCGCCAGAAGAACATCGGCGACACGGTGGCGATGGTGCCGGTCACGCCCATCTTCACGCTGGTGGACATCCAGGGCCTGGAGGTCCGCGCCCTGGTGCCCGAGTCCGTGGTGGACAAGGTGAAGCCGGGCAGCAAGACGCAGGGCACGGTGAGCCCCAGCGGCATGCGCTTCGACGTGCAGATCGCCACGGTGGGCTCGGTGGTGGACACCACCAACCGCACCGTCGAGGTGCTGGCGGACGTGGTGGGCGAGACGGCCTCGCCGCTGCGCCCCGGCGCCCTGGTGGAGCTGGACTTCTCCTCCGTGGGCGAGGCCGACGACAAGGGCCTGTTCCTCCCCGCCCAGGCCGTCAACGCCAAGGGCCAGCAGGGCTTCGTGTGGGTGGTGCAGGACGGCACGGTGCGCAAGCGCGACGTGCGCGTCGAGCGCGTGCTGCCCGGTTACGTCCGTGTCCTCCAGGGCCTGGGCGCCGACGAGCGCGTGCTCGCCGACTCCTCCCTGGACGTGAAGGAGGGCACGGCCGTCCGCGTTGTGCAGTGA
- a CDS encoding efflux RND transporter permease subunit, with protein MSPLKTFITRPIFTAMLMLAVVVFGINAYPRIGVDQFPDVDFPVVTVTTVLPGADPETIEKNVSDPLEEALNTLNGVEQLRSVNVENVSQIIVRFTLGTKVDVAAQDVRDRVQATLRKLPAEIETPVVEKFDIGAAPIMTLSLSGPLPIETLTKTAEDVVKPALQRQAGVGSIDVTGGREREIQLVVDPERLRGFGLAISDVSQAVKAQNLDVPGGRTMDSGRERVVRLTSEVKSVEEVRNLIIASPNGAPVRVRDVADVVDGPAEARSGAKYADRSAVAMVVRKQSGANTVQVAELVKESLGELNSKLPEGVKVELVTDGAKFIRSSIAAVQFDLVLGGILAVIIVLVFLRNVNSTLVAAIALPVSVVGTFAVMAALGFTFNIITMLALTLSIGLLIDDAIVVIENIVRHLEEGKTPMQAALEGAGQIALAVLAVTLAIVAVFIPVAFMDGTMGMFFYQFGVTVAVAVMISYAVSMTLTPMLSSRMLRHHGAPTGLSAVVEKVLVGTENGYRKVLAAILRRRALTLVVAVGVLFATFGMARFLKFTFIPEQDNGNIKLAVELPIGSTLQETQVELDLLSAQVRALPGIASTFSTVGGGVQEEVHKGEIIINLVPLKERGFGQGELKAYLRRTIHPRSGVKATVQDISPVAGGGNRTQAVQFNLRGDNWQDLVTSAEKVRQEMLKNPGLVDVDLTYRSGKPQYDVEVDRERAAALGVPAASLGATLRAFLGRDKFADYREGGDTYEVKLRLPEETLASADALGKLTVRAPSGQLVELRNLAKITPADGPVQIDRESQKRQITLLANLNSGYALSEAIAFMNGYASKELPKTVIYDFEGNAKELGKSMAAFGSALLLGIILIYMILAAQFESLIHPFTIMMSLPFALIGAIGALLITGQAMSMFALIGIIMLMGLVVKNGILLVDFTLQLREQGKTATEALLEAAPVRLRPILMTTIAMIAGMIPVAVARGDGAETRAPMAITIIGGLVTSTFLTLGVVPVVYSLMDQLTQKFKRRRGPGMAPGTGTPHAVGPHGETQPGVAAAARVETA; from the coding sequence ATGAGCCCGCTTAAAACCTTCATCACCCGCCCCATCTTCACCGCCATGCTGATGCTGGCGGTGGTGGTGTTCGGCATCAATGCCTATCCGCGCATCGGCGTGGACCAGTTCCCCGACGTGGACTTCCCCGTCGTCACCGTGACGACGGTGCTCCCGGGCGCGGACCCGGAGACGATCGAGAAGAACGTCAGCGACCCGCTGGAGGAGGCGCTCAACACGCTCAACGGCGTGGAGCAGCTGCGCTCCGTCAACGTGGAGAACGTGTCGCAGATCATCGTCCGCTTCACCCTGGGCACCAAGGTGGACGTCGCCGCGCAGGACGTGCGTGATCGCGTGCAGGCCACCCTGCGCAAGCTGCCGGCGGAAATCGAGACGCCGGTGGTGGAGAAGTTCGACATCGGCGCGGCGCCCATCATGACGCTGTCCTTGTCCGGCCCGCTGCCCATCGAAACGCTGACCAAGACGGCCGAGGACGTGGTGAAGCCGGCGCTGCAGCGTCAGGCGGGCGTGGGCAGCATCGACGTGACGGGTGGCCGCGAGCGGGAAATCCAGCTCGTGGTGGACCCGGAGCGGCTGCGCGGCTTCGGGCTGGCCATCAGCGACGTGAGCCAGGCGGTGAAGGCCCAGAACCTGGACGTGCCGGGTGGCCGCACCATGGACAGCGGCCGCGAGCGCGTGGTGCGCCTCACGTCCGAGGTGAAGAGCGTGGAGGAGGTGCGCAACCTCATCATCGCCAGCCCCAACGGCGCGCCCGTGCGCGTGCGCGACGTGGCGGACGTGGTGGACGGCCCCGCGGAGGCGCGCTCGGGCGCGAAGTACGCGGACCGCAGCGCCGTGGCCATGGTGGTGCGCAAGCAGTCCGGCGCCAACACGGTGCAGGTGGCGGAGCTGGTGAAGGAGTCGCTGGGCGAGCTCAACAGCAAGCTGCCCGAGGGCGTCAAGGTGGAGCTGGTGACGGACGGCGCGAAGTTCATCCGCTCGTCCATCGCCGCGGTGCAGTTCGACCTGGTGCTCGGCGGCATCCTCGCGGTGATCATCGTGCTGGTGTTCCTGCGCAACGTGAACTCCACGCTGGTGGCGGCGATTGCGCTCCCGGTGTCGGTGGTGGGCACGTTCGCCGTCATGGCGGCGCTGGGCTTCACCTTCAACATCATCACGATGCTGGCGCTGACGCTGTCCATCGGCCTGCTCATCGACGACGCCATCGTGGTCATCGAAAACATCGTCCGCCACCTGGAAGAGGGCAAGACGCCCATGCAGGCGGCGCTGGAAGGGGCCGGTCAGATTGCCCTGGCGGTGCTCGCGGTGACGCTGGCCATCGTCGCGGTGTTCATCCCCGTGGCCTTCATGGACGGGACGATGGGCATGTTCTTCTACCAGTTCGGTGTCACGGTGGCCGTGGCGGTGATGATCTCCTACGCCGTGTCCATGACGCTGACGCCCATGCTGTCGTCGCGCATGCTGCGCCACCACGGCGCGCCCACCGGCCTGTCCGCGGTGGTGGAGAAGGTGCTGGTCGGCACGGAGAACGGCTACCGCAAGGTGCTGGCGGCCATCCTCCGGCGCCGGGCGCTGACGCTGGTGGTGGCGGTGGGCGTGCTCTTCGCCACCTTCGGCATGGCGCGCTTCCTGAAGTTCACCTTCATCCCCGAGCAGGACAACGGCAACATCAAGCTGGCGGTGGAGCTGCCCATCGGCTCGACGCTGCAGGAGACGCAGGTGGAGCTGGACCTGCTGTCCGCGCAGGTCCGCGCGCTGCCCGGCATCGCCTCCACCTTCTCCACCGTCGGTGGCGGTGTGCAGGAGGAGGTCCACAAGGGTGAAATCATCATCAACCTGGTGCCGCTGAAGGAGCGCGGCTTCGGTCAGGGCGAGCTGAAGGCGTACCTGCGCCGCACCATCCACCCGCGCTCGGGCGTCAAGGCCACGGTGCAGGACATCTCCCCGGTGGCCGGTGGTGGCAACCGCACGCAGGCGGTGCAGTTCAACCTGCGCGGCGACAACTGGCAGGACCTGGTGACGTCCGCGGAGAAGGTGCGCCAGGAGATGCTGAAGAACCCGGGCCTGGTGGACGTGGACCTCACGTACCGCTCCGGCAAGCCGCAGTACGACGTCGAGGTGGACCGCGAGCGCGCGGCCGCCCTGGGCGTGCCGGCGGCGTCGCTGGGCGCCACGCTGCGCGCCTTCCTGGGCCGCGACAAGTTCGCGGACTACCGCGAGGGCGGCGACACGTACGAGGTGAAGCTGCGGCTGCCGGAGGAGACGCTGGCCTCCGCGGACGCGCTGGGCAAGCTCACCGTGCGCGCGCCGAGCGGGCAGCTGGTGGAGCTGCGCAACCTGGCGAAGATCACCCCGGCTGACGGCCCGGTGCAGATCGACCGCGAGTCGCAGAAGCGGCAGATCACCCTGCTGGCCAACCTGAACAGCGGCTACGCGCTGAGCGAGGCCATCGCCTTCATGAATGGCTACGCGTCGAAGGAACTGCCCAAGACGGTCATCTACGACTTCGAGGGCAACGCGAAGGAGCTGGGCAAGTCGATGGCGGCATTCGGCTCCGCGCTGCTCCTGGGAATCATCCTCATCTACATGATTCTGGCGGCGCAGTTCGAGAGCCTCATCCACCCCTTCACCATCATGATGTCGCTGCCCTTCGCGCTCATCGGCGCCATCGGCGCGCTGCTCATCACCGGGCAGGCCATGTCGATGTTCGCCCTCATCGGCATCATCATGCTCATGGGTCTGGTGGTGAAGAACGGCATCCTCCTGGTGGACTTCACCCTGCAGCTTCGCGAGCAGGGGAAGACGGCCACCGAGGCACTGCTGGAGGCCGCCCCGGTCCGTCTGCGGCCCATCCTGATGACGACCATCGCGATGATCGCCGGCATGATTCCGGTGGCGGTGGCCCGCGGCGACGGCGCGGAGACGCGCGCGCCCATG